One Candidatus Babeliales bacterium genomic region harbors:
- the glyA gene encoding serine hydroxymethyltransferase, with protein sequence MKKDILFDFLSKEEGRQLEGINLIASENYASVDILSMVGSVLTNKYVEGNVGARYYSGCAFVDQIEAETIERFKKIFNAEHANVQPHCGSSANFAVYFALLSPGDTILSMKLSAGGHLTHGHSVNLSGKLYNIVTYGVDEKTGLIDYSAVEKLALQHKPKLIIAGASSYSRTLDFQRFSKIAKKVEAYFFADIAHIAGLVAAGLHPSPFPWADCVTMTTHKTYRGPRGAVILCKKEFAQMIDRAVMPGIQGGAFMNVIAAKGIACAQASLPEFASYQKQVIQNAQSMAHVFTQRGYTIVSGGTDTHLFLIDVRPLGLTGKQVEEILEAVGIFVNRNAIPYDSNSPMVAGGIRIGTAAITTRGATQTDCEQIAQLVCDIISEAQDKQDIGAYGELVKEITSRWS encoded by the coding sequence ATGAAAAAAGATATTTTGTTTGATTTTTTAAGTAAAGAAGAAGGAAGACAACTTGAAGGTATTAATTTAATTGCATCAGAAAATTACGCTTCGGTTGATATACTTTCGATGGTTGGATCGGTGCTTACCAATAAATATGTTGAAGGAAATGTAGGCGCTAGGTACTACAGTGGTTGCGCATTTGTAGACCAGATTGAAGCAGAGACCATTGAACGTTTTAAAAAAATATTTAACGCAGAGCATGCAAATGTTCAGCCTCACTGTGGATCTTCAGCAAACTTTGCTGTCTATTTTGCCTTACTCAGTCCAGGGGACACTATTTTAAGTATGAAGCTTTCTGCTGGCGGACACTTAACTCATGGTCATAGCGTGAATTTATCTGGCAAACTGTATAACATTGTAACGTATGGCGTTGATGAAAAAACTGGGTTGATCGATTATAGTGCTGTTGAAAAATTGGCATTGCAACATAAACCAAAATTGATCATAGCTGGTGCTTCATCATACTCTCGCACTCTCGATTTTCAACGTTTTTCAAAGATCGCTAAAAAAGTTGAGGCATATTTTTTTGCAGATATTGCGCACATTGCGGGACTTGTGGCTGCTGGTTTGCATCCGTCTCCATTTCCATGGGCTGACTGTGTAACCATGACAACACACAAAACATATCGTGGCCCTCGCGGTGCCGTTATTTTATGTAAAAAAGAATTTGCGCAGATGATTGATCGTGCTGTTATGCCTGGAATTCAAGGTGGCGCTTTTATGAATGTGATTGCTGCAAAAGGTATTGCTTGCGCGCAAGCAAGCCTACCAGAATTTGCCTCTTATCAAAAACAAGTGATACAAAATGCGCAAAGCATGGCACATGTTTTTACGCAGCGTGGGTATACCATTGTTTCTGGTGGAACTGACACTCATTTATTTTTAATCGATGTTCGTCCTTTGGGCCTGACAGGAAAACAAGTAGAAGAAATTCTTGAAGCTGTTGGCATTTTTGTAAATCGTAATGCTATACCTTATGACAGCAACTCACCAATGGTTGCAGGTGGCATTCGAATCGGAACAGCAGCCATTACAACGCGTGGAGCAACGCAAACTGACTGCGAGCAGATCGCTCAGCTTGTGTGCGATATTATCTCTGAAGCTCAAGATAAACAAGATATCGGTGCATATGGTGAGCTGGTGAAAGAAATTACGAGTAGATGGTCATAA
- a CDS encoding leucine-rich repeat domain-containing protein — MKKTSKIQSLLAMLLVGSFDQLHAGEVFRKAQEHIGRAEKNALLGTSEDISRLEANRLLFTYVNRAIVEGGHLTDLDEQLFALPDYSSTYVQTGIKNQLNSRIDTQGFFAATSRLSSWLQEDFQRYRIPMQNDQNGLAQGYLASRMGDLYTKPEQMDFKKIKAYTFDKKLPAVFIADLERGVYPWWFDKLEISDSAKNIIENNIKSLLREKIKESGDSCLRLKVGRLPDWLSDFKNYTDTVVKDPMLADFVASAFIPRSEQRYWYAYTDSSSADSSAAVAEEPFDSEREKIAEILQTCIKIEEIENEEIENNEQQLPSNIEYVLVDIKNLPENRGKIKTIFRNNPDLTLVIYSAAAVIPVRINVSLFVKKLSIVGRNVTQVDDGFLFGSSIESLQLPSGLTRVGDSFLSGCHSLVNVQLPSGLTEVGVSFLANCSRLVTLQLPSGLIRVGNGFLANCRWLVTLQLPSGLIRVGNGFLANCRWLVTLQLPSGLTQVGNDFLFGCSSLTTITIGRDFPQQTIDDLKQRLPNAQVTLKLGS; from the coding sequence ATGAAAAAAACATCTAAAATACAAAGCTTGTTAGCAATGTTATTGGTAGGGAGCTTTGACCAACTACACGCAGGAGAGGTGTTTCGAAAAGCTCAAGAACATATAGGTAGAGCTGAAAAAAATGCTCTTCTTGGGACATCAGAAGACATTTCAAGATTAGAAGCAAATCGTCTTTTATTTACCTACGTTAACAGAGCCATTGTTGAAGGTGGACATTTGACTGATTTAGACGAACAGCTTTTTGCATTGCCCGATTATTCGTCTACCTATGTTCAAACAGGGATAAAAAATCAGCTAAACAGTCGAATAGATACTCAAGGTTTTTTTGCAGCAACATCTCGTCTATCTTCATGGCTGCAAGAAGATTTTCAGCGTTATCGTATACCTATGCAAAATGATCAAAACGGTTTAGCGCAAGGATATCTAGCATCGAGAATGGGAGATTTATACACTAAGCCTGAGCAAATGGATTTTAAAAAAATTAAAGCGTATACATTTGATAAAAAGTTGCCTGCGGTATTTATAGCAGATCTTGAGCGTGGAGTATATCCATGGTGGTTTGATAAACTAGAGATATCTGATTCTGCCAAAAATATTATAGAAAATAATATAAAAAGTTTATTACGAGAAAAAATCAAAGAATCTGGTGATAGCTGTTTGCGATTAAAAGTTGGCAGGTTGCCGGATTGGTTATCTGATTTTAAAAATTATACTGATACTGTCGTGAAAGACCCAATGCTTGCTGATTTTGTAGCATCTGCTTTCATACCAAGATCAGAGCAAAGATATTGGTACGCTTACACTGACAGCAGTTCTGCTGACAGCAGTGCCGCTGTTGCAGAAGAGCCTTTTGATTCTGAAAGAGAGAAGATTGCTGAGATACTGCAAACGTGTATCAAGATTGAAGAAATAGAAAACGAAGAAATAGAAAATAATGAGCAGCAGTTGCCGTCTAATATAGAATATGTATTAGTTGATATAAAAAATCTTCCTGAAAATAGAGGTAAAATAAAAACGATATTTAGAAATAATCCAGATTTGACGCTTGTCATTTATAGTGCAGCTGCTGTCATACCAGTTCGGATTAATGTATCACTTTTCGTTAAAAAGCTATCTATAGTAGGCCGTAATGTAACTCAGGTTGACGATGGTTTTCTTTTTGGTAGCAGTATTGAAAGTTTACAATTGCCATCAGGATTGACTCGGGTTGGTGATAGCTTCCTTTCTGGTTGTCATAGTCTTGTAAATGTACAGTTGCCATCAGGCTTGACTGAGGTTGGAGTTAGTTTTCTTGCTAATTGCAGCAGGCTTGTAACTCTACAATTGCCATCAGGTTTGATTCGGGTTGGAAATGGATTTCTTGCTAATTGCCGCTGGCTTGTAACTCTACAATTGCCATCAGGTTTGATTCGGGTTGGAAATGGATTTCTTGCTAATTGCCGCTGGCTTGTAACTCTACAGTTGCCATCAGGCTTGACTCAGGTTGGTAATGATTTTCTTTTTGGTTGCAGCAGTCTTACTACTATTACGATAGGAAGAGATTTTCCGCAGCAGACAATTGATGATTTAAAACAGCGCTTACCGAACGCACAGGTTACTTTAAAGCTAGGCAGTTAA
- a CDS encoding leucine-rich repeat domain-containing protein encodes MKKTFKTQILLAILVVGSFDQIRAGAVFRKAQEHVGSAEKNAVRGASEEISRLEANRLIFAYVNRLISEGGNLTDLDAQIFALPDLWSTYVQTGIKNQLNSRIDTQGFFAATSLLSPWLQRDFQRYRIPLQMQNDQNNLGQGYLASRLGYLYIKPRQTVQKKVVEYVLDQKLPAVFVSDLERGVYPWWFNMLVLYDSAKNAIKNNIKNLLREKIKKSGDGCLRLKVGRLPDWLSDFKNYTDIVVKDRMLADFVASTFIPRSEQKYWYVYTDSNSADSSAAIAGESFEAEREKIAEILQTCIKIEEIENEETENNEQQLPSNIEYVLVDIKNLSENTDKIQTIFTNNPNLTLVVYSEAAVIPNQFRVPVSVTKLSIVGRNITQVGDDFLDDYRNIVNLQLPSGLIRVGNEFLASCDALTSLQLPSGLTRVGNEFLAGCGALTSLQLPSGLTQVGDRFLAGCRGLASVQVPSGLTQVGNDFLVDCSSLTSVQLPSGLTQVGNEFLASCDALTSLQLPSGLTQVGDRFLFACRRLVSLQLPSGLTRVGDEFLFDCSSLVNLQLPSDLTEVGNDFLFGCSSLVTLQLPSGLTWVDHGFLFGCSSLVSLALPSGLTDVGNDFLFDCSSLVSLQLPSGLTRVGDHFLTGCSSLVSLNVPSGLTRVGDHFLAGCSSLTAIAIGRNFPQQTIDELKQRVPNIQITLKLGS; translated from the coding sequence ATGAAAAAAACATTTAAAACACAGATTTTGTTAGCAATTTTAGTGGTAGGGAGCTTTGACCAGATACGTGCAGGAGCGGTATTTCGAAAGGCTCAAGAACATGTAGGCAGTGCTGAAAAAAATGCTGTTCGTGGTGCATCAGAAGAAATTTCAAGATTAGAAGCGAATCGTCTTATCTTTGCTTATGTTAATAGATTGATTTCTGAAGGTGGGAATTTGACTGACTTAGATGCACAGATTTTTGCATTGCCTGATCTTTGGTCTACCTATGTTCAAACAGGAATAAAAAATCAATTAAACAGTCGAATAGATACTCAAGGTTTTTTTGCAGCAACATCTCTCTTATCTCCATGGCTGCAAAGAGATTTTCAGCGTTATCGTATACCTTTGCAAATGCAAAATGATCAAAATAATTTAGGTCAAGGCTACCTGGCATCCAGACTAGGATATTTATATATCAAACCTAGGCAAACAGTCCAAAAAAAAGTTGTAGAGTATGTACTTGATCAAAAATTGCCTGCAGTATTTGTATCAGATCTTGAACGTGGAGTATATCCATGGTGGTTTAATATGTTAGTGCTATATGATTCTGCCAAAAATGCTATAAAAAATAATATAAAAAATTTGTTGCGAGAAAAAATCAAAAAATCTGGTGATGGCTGTCTTCGATTAAAAGTTGGTAGGTTGCCGGATTGGTTATCTGATTTTAAAAATTATACTGATATTGTCGTGAAAGACAGAATGCTTGCTGATTTTGTAGCGTCTACTTTCATACCAAGATCAGAGCAAAAATATTGGTACGTATATACTGACAGCAATTCTGCTGACAGCAGTGCTGCTATTGCAGGAGAATCTTTTGAAGCTGAAAGAGAGAAGATTGCTGAGATATTGCAAACATGTATCAAGATTGAAGAAATAGAAAATGAAGAAACAGAAAATAATGAGCAGCAGTTGCCGTCTAATATAGAATATGTATTAGTTGATATAAAAAACCTTTCTGAAAATACAGATAAAATACAAACGATATTTACAAATAATCCTAATCTGACGCTTGTCGTTTACAGCGAAGCTGCTGTCATACCAAATCAATTTAGGGTGCCTGTTTCCGTTACAAAATTATCCATAGTAGGCCGTAATATAACTCAGGTTGGTGATGATTTTCTTGATGATTATAGAAACATTGTAAACTTACAGTTACCATCAGGCTTGATCCGGGTTGGTAATGAATTTCTTGCTAGCTGTGATGCTCTTACAAGCTTACAATTGCCATCAGGCTTGACCCGGGTTGGTAATGAATTTCTTGCTGGGTGTGGCGCTCTTACAAGCTTACAATTGCCATCAGGCTTGACCCAGGTTGGCGATAGATTTCTTGCTGGGTGCAGAGGTCTTGCAAGCGTACAAGTGCCATCAGGCTTGACTCAGGTTGGTAATGACTTTCTTGTTGACTGCAGCAGCCTTACAAGTGTGCAGTTGCCATCAGGCTTGACTCAGGTCGGCAATGAATTTCTTGCTAGCTGTGATGCTCTTACAAGCTTACAATTGCCATCAGGCTTGACCCAGGTTGGTGATAGATTTCTTTTTGCTTGCAGAAGGCTAGTAAGTTTACAATTGCCATCAGGCTTGACTCGGGTTGGCGATGAATTTCTTTTTGATTGCAGCAGCCTTGTAAACTTGCAATTGCCATCAGACTTGACCGAGGTTGGCAATGATTTTCTTTTTGGTTGCAGTAGTCTTGTAACTCTACAGTTGCCATCAGGCTTGACTTGGGTTGATCATGGATTTCTTTTTGGTTGCAGTAGTCTTGTAAGTTTAGCATTGCCATCAGGCTTGACTGATGTTGGCAATGATTTTCTTTTTGATTGCAGCAGCCTTGTAAGCTTGCAATTACCATCAGGCTTGACTCGGGTTGGCGATCACTTTCTTACTGGTTGCAGCAGCCTTGTAAGTTTAAATGTGCCATCAGGCTTGACTCGGGTTGGCGATCACTTTCTTGCTGGTTGCAGCAGTCTTACTGCTATTGCGATAGGAAGAAATTTTCCGCAGCAGACTATTGATGAGTTAAAACAGCGCGTACCGAATATACAGATTACTTTAAAATTAGGTAGTTAA
- the efp gene encoding elongation factor P, with protein MISTTDFKRGKRILFQNEPYMVMDFISVKPGKGGAYIKTKMKNMITGLMREETFRSGEKFEDPGLEYKDMQYLYNEDTIYHFMDLDSYEQYSFNKDQIEEAIDFLKEQASYNIMYFQDKPIAVTPPMFMELLVTDAPPGLKGNTAQGGATKPITLETGVVILAPLFIKEGDILKIDTRTKEYIERINK; from the coding sequence GTGATCTCAACTACAGATTTCAAAAGAGGAAAAAGAATCCTTTTTCAAAATGAACCGTACATGGTTATGGACTTTATATCTGTGAAACCTGGAAAAGGTGGAGCATATATCAAAACAAAAATGAAAAATATGATCACTGGACTCATGCGGGAAGAAACCTTCCGCTCTGGAGAAAAATTTGAAGATCCAGGTCTAGAGTACAAAGATATGCAATATCTTTACAACGAAGACACCATCTATCACTTCATGGATCTTGATTCATACGAACAATATTCTTTTAACAAAGATCAAATTGAAGAAGCAATCGATTTCTTAAAAGAACAAGCTTCATACAACATTATGTATTTCCAAGATAAACCAATTGCAGTTACCCCTCCAATGTTTATGGAATTGCTCGTAACTGATGCACCTCCTGGACTTAAAGGAAACACTGCTCAAGGTGGCGCAACTAAACCAATCACCCTTGAAACTGGCGTAGTTATACTCGCTCCTTTGTTTATCAAAGAAGGCGACATTTTAAAAATAGACACAAGAACCAAAGAATACATTGAGCGGATCAATAAATAA
- the nusB gene encoding transcription antitermination factor NusB, with protein MENDNNSDLDKSAQNHLISGVIPQPENACETLDQVIQSRRKTRSLVFHILYAVDALDYEVTAREVAAKLNSEYETDIALDGDIVKIVEGVALHKQELDATLIPFLENWKFERIGKCTLLVLRYAIWEMLYTDTSHNIILNEAIELAKCFSEKDAYKFVNGILDKISKQHKSKEETEAELPQE; from the coding sequence ATGGAAAACGATAATAATTCTGACCTAGACAAATCTGCCCAAAATCATTTAATTTCTGGTGTCATTCCACAGCCAGAAAATGCTTGCGAAACTCTTGATCAGGTCATTCAGTCAAGAAGAAAGACTCGATCATTAGTTTTTCATATTTTGTACGCTGTCGATGCACTTGATTACGAAGTAACAGCTCGAGAAGTTGCTGCAAAATTAAACAGCGAATATGAAACAGATATTGCCTTGGATGGAGATATTGTAAAAATTGTTGAGGGCGTTGCGCTGCACAAACAAGAGCTTGATGCTACCCTGATTCCGTTTTTAGAAAATTGGAAATTTGAACGCATTGGCAAATGCACCCTGCTCGTACTTCGCTATGCTATTTGGGAAATGTTGTATACTGACACATCGCACAATATTATTTTGAATGAAGCAATTGAACTTGCAAAATGTTTCTCAGAAAAAGATGCTTACAAATTTGTAAACGGAATTTTAGATAAAATTTCTAAACAACATAAAAGCAAAGAAGAAACTGAAGCAGAATTGCCTCAAGAGTAA
- a CDS encoding ParA family protein encodes MKIIAVLNQKGGVGKTTTSVNFAAGLARAGKKIMLIDADLQGNATVALGLTCRESGDVTCDLLALLTRQCALEQTIIQRTIIESTIKNKNKSFVMDVIPATVALSGFDQIVRALPNKQLLLKQLLGELTLAYDYVVIDCPPSLGLMTINALVAADELIVPVQPEFFALQGVGQLLDTVAMIQKNFNPRLKIGGVLCTRFNRRKIHNEVLSCLQDRFGNDMFATKIHENIAIAEAPSFGQTIFEYNQNSLGSYDYDLLCKEFLNREIRLMNAPLSVQKQVQQ; translated from the coding sequence GTGAAAATTATTGCAGTTTTAAATCAAAAAGGTGGAGTTGGAAAAACAACAACATCAGTCAATTTTGCAGCCGGACTTGCGCGTGCTGGAAAAAAAATAATGTTAATCGATGCAGATTTGCAAGGTAATGCAACAGTGGCCTTAGGTCTTACGTGCAGAGAGTCTGGCGACGTAACGTGTGACCTGCTTGCATTGCTGACTCGCCAATGCGCACTTGAGCAAACAATTATCCAACGCACGATCATAGAAAGCACAATAAAAAACAAAAATAAATCATTTGTTATGGATGTTATTCCGGCAACAGTTGCTCTTTCTGGTTTCGATCAAATTGTGCGCGCACTGCCCAATAAACAACTTTTATTGAAACAACTTCTTGGTGAGCTGACGCTTGCTTACGATTACGTTGTCATCGATTGTCCGCCAAGCTTAGGTTTGATGACGATCAATGCGCTCGTAGCGGCAGATGAACTTATTGTTCCTGTGCAACCAGAATTTTTTGCATTACAGGGCGTTGGTCAACTGTTGGATACGGTTGCTATGATTCAGAAAAATTTTAATCCACGACTCAAAATTGGCGGAGTACTCTGCACACGATTTAATCGTCGCAAAATTCACAACGAAGTGCTTTCTTGTTTGCAGGATCGATTTGGCAACGATATGTTTGCAACTAAAATTCATGAAAATATTGCGATTGCTGAAGCACCAAGCTTTGGACAAACTATTTTTGAATACAATCAAAACAGTTTGGGAAGTTATGATTATGATTTGCTTTGCAAAGAATTTCTTAATCGAGAAATTCGTCTTATGAATGCTCCGTTGAGTGTGCAAAAACAAGTTCAGCAATAA
- the ndk gene encoding nucleoside-diphosphate kinase, which yields MEQTFAIIKPRAVADKESGKIIDMIEAAGFEIVAMEKITISPAQAQELYAEHKERSFFGEMVQSMTSSPVIIMKLSKDNAVLAWRDLMGATNPSQALSGTIRAIFGKSIGENATHGSDSLASAARELKIFFGGCCK from the coding sequence ATGGAACAAACATTTGCGATTATTAAGCCTCGTGCTGTTGCTGACAAAGAAAGCGGTAAAATCATTGATATGATTGAAGCTGCTGGCTTTGAAATTGTAGCTATGGAAAAAATTACAATCTCTCCAGCGCAAGCGCAAGAGTTGTATGCTGAACACAAAGAACGTTCATTTTTTGGTGAAATGGTTCAATCTATGACATCATCTCCAGTTATCATTATGAAGCTTTCAAAAGATAACGCGGTACTAGCTTGGCGTGATTTGATGGGTGCAACAAATCCATCACAAGCATTGTCTGGTACAATCCGTGCGATCTTTGGAAAAAGCATTGGAGAAAATGCAACGCATGGTTCAGATTCTTTAGCAAGTGCTGCTCGAGAATTGAAAATATTTTTCGGCGGTTGCTGTAAATAA
- a CDS encoding 30S ribosomal protein S1, which produces MSKERIKPLQFARAWILPSNDDMNLSAEQKQSMEDLFQSEVSKYNSGQLVTGKIIAIDSNGVLVDIKYKSNGIIPLYEFSEQEMRDIAVGKDLEVIIDELENINGDVVLSYENAKIVRSWDRITKLFEEGKPVEGVVTHKVKGGLSVDVGVPAFLPGSQVDLYRVTDFDNFVGKTVIAEIVKLNKKRGNIIISCRKYLSECRDKSRKQILDTIEVDKVIMGTVKNITNYGVFIDVGGVDGLLHITDMTWGRISHPSELVKIGENVTVKVLSIDKDNSKISLGMKQLGDNPWQDIDKIIQVGSIIKGHVASIADYGLFVEIRRGVEGLVHISEISWTDRISNLKDRFKVGEEIEVLVASLDIENRRMSLSIKQLSKDPWTTIKENYKKDDRIKGKITNIADFGIFVQIIPGVDGLVHVSDLSWTEHIAHPSDLYKSGQEVEAVILSVDEDHKKVALGIKQLSQDPWKTIDKEMPVGSRVMGTVTKIGNYGAFVKLSNKVEGLIYNSDLEQGKENPVEVGQTHELRVVNINAGERKIGLSLKLEATAQDQQAPVVKQQQQQQPKKKAPVKVVEEDYVEKASSAPRMKSSLQIELEKHAARQNEESLEGAQDSKKKKAKK; this is translated from the coding sequence ATGTCAAAAGAACGAATAAAACCATTACAATTTGCTCGAGCTTGGATCCTTCCATCAAACGATGATATGAATCTTTCTGCTGAACAAAAGCAGTCTATGGAAGATCTATTCCAAAGCGAAGTAAGTAAATATAACTCTGGTCAATTGGTAACCGGAAAAATTATAGCAATTGATTCTAACGGTGTGCTTGTTGATATCAAGTACAAATCAAACGGAATTATCCCGCTATATGAATTCTCAGAACAAGAAATGCGCGATATTGCTGTCGGCAAAGATCTTGAAGTGATCATTGATGAACTAGAAAACATTAATGGTGATGTAGTTCTTTCTTATGAAAATGCGAAAATAGTTCGCTCATGGGATCGTATTACTAAGCTTTTTGAAGAAGGCAAACCTGTTGAAGGTGTGGTAACACACAAAGTCAAAGGTGGACTAAGTGTTGACGTTGGCGTTCCGGCATTCTTGCCTGGATCACAAGTTGACTTATATCGCGTTACAGATTTTGACAATTTTGTTGGAAAAACAGTTATTGCTGAAATCGTTAAGCTTAATAAAAAACGTGGCAACATTATTATCTCATGCAGAAAATATCTTTCTGAATGTCGTGATAAATCTCGTAAACAAATTCTTGATACTATCGAAGTTGATAAAGTTATCATGGGTACTGTTAAAAACATTACCAACTATGGTGTATTTATTGACGTTGGCGGAGTTGACGGATTGCTTCATATTACTGATATGACTTGGGGTAGAATCTCTCATCCAAGCGAATTAGTAAAAATTGGTGAAAACGTTACTGTTAAAGTTCTTTCTATTGATAAAGACAACAGTAAAATTTCACTTGGCATGAAACAACTTGGCGATAATCCATGGCAGGATATTGATAAAATAATTCAGGTTGGATCAATCATCAAAGGTCATGTTGCAAGTATTGCTGATTACGGTCTTTTCGTTGAAATTCGAAGAGGCGTTGAAGGCTTGGTACACATTTCAGAAATCTCATGGACTGATCGTATTTCAAACTTGAAAGATAGATTTAAAGTTGGTGAAGAAATTGAAGTGCTTGTAGCATCTTTAGATATTGAAAACCGTAGAATGTCTTTGAGCATTAAACAGTTATCAAAAGATCCTTGGACAACAATTAAAGAAAATTACAAAAAAGACGATCGCATTAAAGGTAAAATTACTAATATTGCTGATTTCGGTATTTTTGTTCAAATTATTCCAGGTGTTGACGGATTGGTTCACGTTTCAGACTTGTCATGGACTGAGCATATTGCTCACCCAAGCGATTTGTATAAATCAGGACAAGAGGTTGAAGCGGTTATCCTTTCAGTTGACGAAGATCACAAAAAAGTTGCTCTTGGTATCAAACAACTTTCACAAGATCCTTGGAAAACAATTGATAAAGAAATGCCAGTTGGGTCAAGAGTTATGGGCACAGTCACCAAAATTGGTAACTACGGCGCATTTGTAAAACTTTCAAATAAAGTTGAAGGTTTGATCTATAATTCTGATCTAGAACAAGGTAAAGAAAACCCTGTTGAAGTTGGCCAAACTCATGAACTTCGCGTTGTTAATATTAATGCTGGCGAACGCAAAATTGGTTTAAGCTTGAAGCTAGAGGCTACAGCGCAAGACCAACAAGCTCCAGTTGTAAAACAACAACAGCAACAACAGCCTAAGAAAAAAGCTCCAGTAAAAGTAGTAGAAGAAGATTACGTTGAAAAAGCTTCATCAGCTCCACGTATGAAATCATCACTACAAATTGAGCTTGAAAAACATGCGGCTCGTCAAAATGAAGAGTCACTTGAAGGCGCACAAGACAGCAAAAAGAAAAAAGCAAAAAAATAA
- a CDS encoding iron-sulfur cluster assembly scaffold protein, whose product MNNNMLDLYKHDLVDHSKNPRNYGLLLECDFVSGEYNPSCGDSVKISGIIVDGKLLKVTFEGSGCVLSMAMASKLTDFVIGMSLDEALRLDEEIVEKLLGVKLGFNRLRCGLLSIMALQKGIIEYKK is encoded by the coding sequence ATGAATAACAATATGCTCGATTTATACAAACATGATTTGGTAGATCACTCTAAAAACCCACGAAATTATGGCCTTTTGTTGGAGTGTGATTTTGTTTCAGGCGAGTACAATCCTTCTTGCGGGGACTCGGTTAAAATCTCTGGAATTATAGTTGATGGCAAGCTGCTTAAGGTAACTTTTGAAGGTTCTGGCTGTGTTTTAAGTATGGCTATGGCATCAAAATTAACTGATTTTGTGATTGGCATGAGTCTTGATGAGGCTTTAAGACTGGATGAAGAAATAGTTGAAAAACTTTTAGGAGTCAAACTTGGTTTCAATCGTCTACGATGCGGTCTTTTATCAATTATGGCACTTCAAAAAGGTATCATTGAGTATAAAAAGTAA